The following coding sequences are from one Kwoniella bestiolae CBS 10118 chromosome 2, complete sequence window:
- a CDS encoding pre-mRNA-splicing factor RSE1, with the protein MHLLNLTLQAPSNITSAVVGSFSGTKGQEILAVRGGTKLEILKLNTSTGQLDTICSTEAFGTVRNVVGFRLAGMTKDYILASSDSGRLSIIEFVVAPTPHFESLYQEVYGKSGSRRVVPGQYLAVDPKGRSCLVGASKLVYVLNRNSEGKLFPSSPLEAHRNHNLVTHIVGVDQGYDNPLYAALEMDYSESDEDPTGEAYENVQKYLTFYELDLGLNHVVRKWSEPTDRRANLLVQVPGGQNASSDRFDGPSGVLVCTEDHIIWKHMDVEAHRIPIPRRRNPLAQRGEKSRGLIIVAAVMHKIKGAFFFLLQSEDGDLYKVWIEHEGEDVRALKIKYFDTVPVANSLCILKSGYLFVASEFSDQNLYQFQALGDDDGEQEWSSTDYPDNGNIEGPLPYAFFNPRPLQNLLQVDTLSSLDPITDASVVNLLGPGSDTPQIYAACGRGPRSTFRTLKHGLDVSVLVSSPLPGVPTNVWTLKLTEEDEHDSYIVLSFPNGTLVLSIGATIEEVNDTGFLSSGPTLAVQQLGEAGLLQVHPYGLRHIRGADRVDEWPAPPGQTIVAATTNKRQVVIALSTAELVYFELDPEGSLSEYQDKKSLPGNATCLSIAEVPEGRRRTPFLAVGCDNQTVSVISLEPDSTLTTLSLQALTAPPSSICLAEIFDTSIDKNRATMFLNIGLANGVLLRTVVDPVDGSLSDTRLRFLGAKPPKLVRSTIHGQPSVMAFSSRTWLLYTYQDMLQTQPLIYDTLEYAWNLSAAMCPDGLIGISGNTLRIFTIPKLGEKLKQDVLPLSYTPRKFVSHPYNTVFYMIESDHRTYSPTAIDRIVREKEANGSRVDTSLLSLPPNEFGRPRAAAGHWASLLRVLDPLTNESIATFDLDEDEAAFSMTIAYFERGGGEPFLVVGTGVKTTLAPKSCQEGWLRVYAIKEQGRVLEFMHKTKTDDVPLCLAAFQGFLLAGVGKSLRLYEMGKKALLRKCENNSFPTGVATINVQGARIIVGDMQESTFYCVYRSVPTRQLLVFADDTQPRWLTCVTEVDYETIVCGDKFGNIFLNRLDSRTSETVDDDPTGATILHEKSFLMGAAHKTELLAHYNVGSIVTSITKIPLVAGGRDVLVYTTVSGSVGALIPFVSMDDVEFMSTLEMHMRSQNVSLVGRDHLAYRGYYVPVKGVIDGDLCENFNLLPYSKQQAIAADLDERSVGDVLKKLEQMRTSSAF; encoded by the exons atgcACTTGCTCAACTTGACGCTTCAGGCTCCATCGAATATCACCTCAGCCGTTGTTGGTTCTTTCTCCGGTACGAAGGGACAGGAGATACTGGCTGTTAGAGGTGGGACAAAGTTGGAGATTTTGAAGTTGAATACTTCTACTGGACAGC TGGATACGATATGTTCGACAGAG GCTTTTGGAACTGTCAGGAATGTAGTGGGATTCAGGTTAGCGGGGATGACGAAAG ACTACATCCTGGCGTCTTCGGATTCCGGTAGATTATCAATAATCGAATTCGTAGTCGCCCCAACACCGCACTTTGAGAGTCTGTATCAGGAAGTATATGGGAAGTCAGGGAGTCG ACGAGTTGTACCTGGACAATATCTGGCTGTAGACCCAAAAGGAAGAAGTTGTCTGGTAGGAGC ATCGAAATTAGTATACGTATTGAACCGAAATTCAGAAGGCAAACTATTCCCCTCATCACCTTTAGAAGCTCACCGAAATCATAACTTAGTAACTCACATCGTCGGCGtggatcag GGTTATGATAACCCACTTTACGCTGCGTTGGAGATGGATTATTCGGAGAGCGATGAAGATCCAACTGGAGAGGCATACGAGAATGTACAAAAG TACTTGACATTCTACGAACTCGATCTGGGTCTGAATCACGTAGTGAGGAAATGGAGTGAACCAACGGATAGAAGGGCAAATTTGCTTGTTCAAG TACCCGGTGGACAGAATGCAAGTTCTGATAGGTTCGATGGGCCTTCTGGTGTATTGGTCTGTACGGAAGATCACATAATATGGAAACATATGGACGTAGAAGCGCACAGAATACCTATACCCAGACGTAGGAACCCATTAGCTCAGCGGGGAGAGAAGAGTAGAGGGTTGATCATCGTCGCAGCGGTGATGCACAAGATCAAG ggtgcattcttcttcctgctgCAATCTGAAGATGGAGATCTGTACAAAGTGTGGATAGAAcatgaaggagaagatgtcagAGCATTGAAGATCAAGTACTTCGATACAGTTCCAGTGGCGAACAGTCTGTGTATCTTGAAAAGTGGTTACCTGTTCGTAGCGAGCGAGTTCAGTGATCA GAATCTATACCAGTTCCAAGCtttgggtgatgatgatggagagcAGGAATGGTCATCAACAGATTACCCAGATAACGGAAATATCGAAGGACCATTACCCTAtgccttcttcaaccctAGACCCCTCCAGAACCTCCTTCAAGTCGATACTCTCTCGTCACTCGATCCTATTACCGATGCGTCAGTCGTCAACCTCCTGGGACCAGGTTCCGATACCCCTCAGATCTATGCTGCCTGTGGAAGAGGGCCTAGGAGTACCTTCAGGACTCTCAAACACGGCTTGGACGTTTCCGTGTTggtcagctcacctctgccGGGTGTGCCCACCAATGTCTGGACATTGAAGTTgactgaagaag ATGAACACGACTCGTATATTGTCCTTTCATTCCCTAACGGTACTCTTGTCCTCTCTATCGGTGCAACTATCGAAGAAGTCAACGATACTGGGTTCCTCTCTTCCGGACCTACACTAGCAGTACAGCAGCTCGGTGAAGCAGGCTTATTGCAGGTGCACCCATATGGTCTAAGACATATCAGAGGAGCCGATAGAGTGGATGAATGGCCCGCCCCGCCTGGTCAGACCATCGTCGCTGCTACTACCAACAAGCGACAGGTGGTCATTGCGTTGAGCACAGCTGAACTGGTCTACTTCGAGCTTGACCCTGAGGGTTCATTGAGTGAATACCAAGATAAGAAGTCGTTGCCTGGCAATGCCACTTGCTTGAGTATTGCTGAGGTACCAGAAGGAAGGAGGCGAACGCCTTTCTTG GCTGTTGGATGTGACAACCAGACCGTTTCAGTCATATCTCTCGAGCCAGATAGTACCCTTACCACCTTATCTTTACAA GCTCTGACAGCcccaccatcttccatctgTCTCGCCGAGATCTTCGACACTTCCATCGACAAGAACCGAGCGACAATGTTCCTGAACATAGGTTTAGCCAACGGTGTGCTTCTAAGGACAGTGGTAGATCCTGTAGACGGATCATTGTCGGATACTCGATTACGATTCTTGGGTGCGAAACCACCTAAATTGGTCAGATCAACTATACATGGTCAACCCTCAGTCATGGCCTTCTCAAGTCGAACGTGGTTGTTATACACATATCAAGATATGCTACAGACTCAGCCATTGATCTACGATACACTCGAGTACGCCTGGAATCTGTCGGCCGCTATGTGTCCTGATGGGTTGATTGGTATTTCCGGCAATACCTTGAG GATATTCACGATACCCAAACTAGGTGAAAAGCTCAAACAAGACGTACTACCCTTATCCTACACTCCACGAAAATTCGTCAGTCACCCATACAACACTGTATTCTACATGATAGAATCGGACCACCGGACCTACTCTCCAACGGCTATTGATAGGATCgtcagagagaaggaagcgaATGGCAGTCGGGTTGATACTTCGTTGTTATCCTTGCCGCCCAATGAGTTTGGTAGGCCTCGAGCTGCAGCTGGTCATTGGGCGTCGTTATTGAGGGTGTTGGATCCTttgact AACGAATCTATAGCAACGTTTGAtttggacgaagatgaggctgCTTTCTCAATGACCATAGCGTACTTCgaacgaggtggaggagaacCATTCCTTGTTGTTGGAACCGGTGTCAAGACGACCCTTGCACCTAAAAGCTGTCAAGAAGGTTGGTTGAGGGTGTATGCTATCAAGGAACAGGGGAGAGTATTGGAGTTCATGCACAAG ACCAAAACCGACGATGTACCGCTATGTCTCGCTGCTTTCCAAGGTTTCTTACTTGCTGGTGTAGGCAAATCGTTGAGGCTGTATGAGATGGGTAAAAAGGCATTATTGCGAAAATGCGAGAACAac TCTTTCCCCACTGGCGTAGCGACCATCAACGTGCAAGGTGCGCGAATAATAGTAGGAGACATGCAAGAATCGACATTCTACTGTGTATATCGATCTGTGCCTACTCGACAGTTATTGGTGTTTGCCGATGATACCCAACCTAGGTGGTTGACCTGCGTGACAGAGGTGGATTACGAAACGATAGTGTGTGGTGATAAATTCGGAAACATCTTCTTAAATCGACTAGATTCAAGGACATCGGAGActgtggatgatgatccaaCCGGAGCGACAATCTTACATGAGAAGTCGTTTTTGATGGGTGCAGCGCACAAGACGGAGTTGCTCGCTCACTATAACGTTGGTAGTATTGTTACCTCCATTACCAAGATACCTTTAGTAGCTGGTGGGAGGGACGTTCTGGTGTATACCACCGTATCTGGATCAGTGGGCGCATTGATCCCATTCGTCAGTATGGATGATGTGGAGTTTATGAGTACTTTGGAGATG CACATGAGGTCCCAAAATGTCTCATTGGTAGGACGTGATCACCTGGCCTACAGGGGCTATTACGTCCCAGTCAAGGGAGTGATCGATGGAGATCTATGTGAAAATTTCAATCTGTTACCTTATAGTAAACAGCAGGCTATCGCTGCTGATCTCGATGAGAGGAGTGTAGGAGATGtgttgaagaagttggaacAGATGAGAACGAGTAGTGCTTTCTAG